A single genomic interval of Rhodopseudomonas palustris harbors:
- the accD gene encoding acetyl-CoA carboxylase, carboxyltransferase subunit beta — protein sequence MNWLTNVVRPKIRNILRRETPENLWIKCPDTGQLVFYKDVEQNQFVIPGSNYHMRMGAVARLRAIFDNETWYDVALPEVVADPLKFRDERKYADRIKDARTKTGAHDAVRVGFGKLETSPVVVAVQDFDFMGGSLGMAAGEAIIRGMELAVEKHAPFIMFAASGGARMQEGILSLMQMPRTTVAVQMLREAKLPYIVVLTNPTTGGVTASYAMLGDIHIAEPGALIGFAGARVIEQTIREKLPDGFQRAEYLKEHGMVDMVVHRHDLRPTLARLCRLLTKSPALTVTTAVEAPAEAAAKAEPEATTTEQPVAPAPTEPPAQPAAPQA from the coding sequence ATGAACTGGTTGACCAACGTCGTCCGTCCGAAGATCCGCAACATTCTGCGGCGCGAGACTCCGGAGAACCTCTGGATCAAATGTCCGGATACCGGGCAGCTCGTGTTCTACAAGGACGTCGAGCAGAACCAGTTCGTCATTCCCGGCTCCAACTATCACATGCGGATGGGCGCGGTGGCGCGCCTGCGGGCGATCTTCGACAACGAGACCTGGTACGACGTTGCGCTGCCCGAAGTCGTAGCAGACCCGCTGAAATTCCGCGACGAGCGCAAATACGCCGACCGCATCAAGGACGCCCGCACCAAGACCGGCGCCCATGACGCGGTGCGCGTCGGCTTCGGCAAGCTCGAGACCTCGCCTGTCGTGGTCGCTGTCCAGGACTTCGACTTCATGGGCGGCTCGCTCGGCATGGCGGCCGGCGAGGCGATCATCCGTGGCATGGAGCTTGCGGTCGAGAAGCACGCGCCCTTCATCATGTTCGCGGCCTCCGGCGGCGCGCGGATGCAGGAAGGCATTCTGTCGCTGATGCAGATGCCGCGCACCACCGTCGCGGTGCAGATGCTGCGCGAAGCCAAGCTGCCCTACATCGTGGTGCTGACCAATCCGACCACCGGCGGCGTCACCGCGTCCTACGCGATGCTCGGTGACATCCACATCGCCGAACCGGGCGCGCTGATCGGCTTCGCCGGCGCCCGCGTGATCGAACAGACCATCCGCGAGAAGCTGCCCGACGGCTTCCAGCGCGCCGAGTATCTCAAGGAACACGGCATGGTCGACATGGTGGTGCATCGCCACGACCTGCGCCCGACCCTGGCGCGGCTGTGCCGGCTGCTGACCAAGTCGCCGGCGCTGACTGTCACCACCGCGGTCGAGGCCCCGGCCGAAGCCGCCGCGAAAGCCGAGCCGGAGGCCACTACCACGGAGCAGCCCGTCGCTCCGGCGCCGACCGAGCCGCCGGCCCAGCCGGCCGCGCCGCAGGCGTGA
- a CDS encoding bifunctional folylpolyglutamate synthase/dihydrofolate synthase: MSEGSAPPAPLGELRARLMRLHPVAIDLTLGRIERLLAALGHPERKLPPVIHVAGTNGKGSTVAFLRAILEATGLKVHAYTSPHLVRVNETIRIAGRLVGDDELLAALAHCERVNAGAPITLFEIETAAALWLFAQHPADVTLLEVGLGGRLDATNVIEHPLVCVLTPISIDHTEFLGPTIADIAAEKAGILRRGAPVIVAEQRDEAMEVIERDAKRLRAPLFACGQQWHVQLEHGRLAYQDERGLLDLTAPKLFGRHQIDNAGLAIATLRAQSRFTIPQDAYQAGLLAAEWPARMQRITSGKLLDDAPAGCELWLDGGHNADGGRVAAAALGDLEERVSRPLVLIAGMMANKDAAAFLANFTGLTRHLIAVPIPNRDGAMPPESLADAGRALGLRVELADDVPAALRRIASLAYELPPRILITGSLYLAGHVLSLNGTPPN; encoded by the coding sequence GTGAGCGAAGGCTCCGCGCCCCCGGCCCCGCTCGGCGAGTTACGCGCGCGCCTGATGCGGCTGCATCCGGTCGCGATCGACCTTACGCTCGGTCGGATCGAGCGGCTGCTCGCGGCGCTCGGCCATCCTGAACGCAAGCTCCCGCCGGTGATCCATGTCGCCGGCACCAACGGCAAGGGTTCGACCGTCGCATTCCTGCGCGCGATCCTGGAAGCCACCGGACTCAAGGTCCACGCCTACACCTCGCCGCATCTGGTCCGCGTCAACGAGACGATCCGGATCGCCGGCCGGCTGGTCGGCGACGACGAGCTGCTGGCGGCACTGGCGCATTGCGAACGCGTCAATGCCGGCGCGCCGATCACGCTGTTCGAGATCGAGACCGCCGCGGCATTGTGGCTGTTCGCGCAGCATCCCGCCGACGTCACGCTGCTGGAGGTCGGGCTCGGCGGCCGGCTCGACGCCACCAATGTGATCGAGCATCCGCTCGTTTGCGTGCTGACGCCGATCAGCATCGACCACACCGAGTTTCTGGGCCCGACCATCGCCGACATCGCCGCCGAGAAGGCCGGTATCCTGCGCCGCGGCGCGCCGGTGATCGTCGCCGAGCAACGCGACGAGGCGATGGAGGTGATCGAACGCGACGCCAAGCGGCTGCGCGCACCGCTGTTCGCCTGCGGCCAGCAATGGCACGTTCAGCTCGAACACGGCCGGCTCGCCTATCAGGACGAACGCGGCCTGCTCGATCTCACCGCACCGAAGCTGTTCGGCCGGCATCAGATCGACAATGCCGGCCTCGCGATCGCGACGCTGCGCGCGCAGTCGCGATTTACGATCCCGCAGGACGCCTACCAGGCCGGGCTGCTGGCGGCCGAGTGGCCGGCGCGGATGCAGAGGATCACGTCGGGCAAATTGCTCGACGACGCACCGGCCGGCTGCGAACTTTGGCTCGACGGCGGCCATAATGCCGACGGCGGACGCGTTGCGGCGGCGGCGCTCGGCGACCTCGAAGAGCGGGTGTCGCGGCCACTGGTGCTGATCGCCGGCATGATGGCCAACAAGGATGCAGCCGCGTTTCTCGCCAACTTCACCGGGCTGACGCGGCACCTGATCGCGGTGCCGATCCCGAACCGCGACGGCGCGATGCCGCCGGAGAGCCTCGCCGACGCAGGCCGCGCGCTCGGCCTGCGAGTCGAACTGGCCGACGACGTCCCGGCGGCGCTGCGGCGCATCGCGTCGCTGGCCTACGAACTTCCGCCGCGGATCCTGATCACCGGATCACTGTATCTCGCAGGCCACGTGCTGAGCCTCAACGGCACACCGCCGAATTAG
- the addA gene encoding double-strand break repair helicase AddA: MSRLIPNEARARQEIASDPSASVFVSANAGSGKTHVLVQRVIRLLLDGVSPERILCITFTKAAAANMAERVFTTLGHWVKLDDEELSAAIHATGVKTVGPSLLAQARKLFACALETPGGLKVQTIHALCTRLLQQFPFEANVPARFSVLDDRDQAELMQRASLDVLLRAAAAPDSDAGRALAFAMTSAADVTFRDVVQEACMSRDRFMAWVAQAGSVERAMAQLSATLGVAPDDSCDAADRDIVDGPNLPRSEWAAVAATFEGGSANDQAQARRLRAALALTDAAQIDAYLQVFFTKDSGLRKSLITKKLGDGAPGLAERLQREGARLAGLLERRRALALRERTRALLVIAAQVAGNIAREKRERGLLDYDDLIDKTLAMLDSGAAGWVHFKLDRGVDHVLIDEAQDTSPKQWKIVARLIDEFTAGEGARDGVRRTIFAVGDEKQSIFSFQGAVPKEFAEWRDLLQRRFTGAGLTFEKVSFNYSFRSGAAILQSVDHVFRDPAIYRSIHADSTYPLHQSLADAGPSLIDLWPLEVPDDRQQIEGWQAPFDAVSETSPEVRLADKVRAEIGALIARGTQTGPMGRRRPLSYGDVLILVRRRGSAFDAVIQALKRGGIPVAGADRLKLTEHIAIIDLMKLADALLLPQDDLALAVALKSPLFGLDDDDLFKLAWQRKGSLRAALADHATGDPKFAAVQRRLESYAVRAQAETPFGFYAWLLGGDGSDSGRARILRRLGPEANDALDEFLELALSFEQKRAPSLQGFMAWLREADTEIKRDMEISRDEVRVMTVHGAKGLEAPVVFLIDTTSSPADTQRLNLIRLAGGNAAPGSVAAMVWAGRKADDPHIVEQARSAMIEETEDEYRRLLYVAMTRAADRLIVGGCMPGNRNEVRPHSWYDLISRGLESSGLVMQPVPPEGVIKRYCRPEDVIEEIGTVSQGQELAVTHLPNWLRRPAPGLPSAEQVLRPSDADDDDRRRLRPGESDASRSRALQRGTLVHRLLQSLPEIAVAGRPAAAGRFLARNASDWSEEDRAALAAQVLGLIADARFATVFGSGSRAEVPIVGRLQWRGGPVLVSGQIDRLVVTETEVLIVDYKTNHAPPRVEAEAPRSYVRQLARYRAVLGAIYPQRTVRAALLWTEAAEIMELSASALDAEQADLTVP, from the coding sequence ACGACGAGGAACTGTCAGCGGCGATCCACGCCACCGGCGTGAAGACGGTCGGGCCCTCACTGCTGGCCCAGGCGCGAAAACTGTTCGCCTGTGCGCTTGAGACGCCGGGCGGGCTGAAGGTGCAGACCATCCACGCGCTGTGCACGCGGCTGCTGCAGCAGTTTCCATTCGAAGCCAACGTGCCGGCGCGGTTCAGCGTGCTCGACGATCGCGACCAGGCCGAGCTGATGCAGCGCGCCAGCCTCGACGTGCTGCTGCGCGCCGCCGCGGCGCCGGACAGCGATGCCGGGCGTGCACTGGCGTTTGCGATGACCAGCGCCGCCGACGTCACCTTCCGCGACGTGGTGCAGGAAGCCTGCATGAGCCGCGACCGCTTCATGGCGTGGGTGGCGCAGGCCGGCAGCGTCGAGCGTGCGATGGCGCAGTTGTCCGCGACCCTCGGTGTTGCGCCGGACGATAGCTGCGACGCGGCCGATCGCGACATCGTCGATGGTCCGAACCTGCCGCGATCGGAATGGGCTGCGGTTGCGGCGACCTTCGAAGGCGGCAGCGCCAACGACCAGGCGCAGGCTCGGCGCTTGCGCGCCGCGCTGGCGCTCACTGACGCGGCGCAGATCGATGCCTATCTCCAGGTGTTCTTCACTAAGGATAGCGGCCTGCGCAAAAGCCTGATCACCAAAAAGCTCGGCGACGGCGCGCCCGGCCTCGCCGAGAGGCTGCAGCGCGAAGGTGCGCGGCTCGCCGGTCTGCTCGAACGCCGCCGCGCGCTGGCGTTGCGCGAGCGCACCCGGGCGCTGCTGGTGATTGCCGCGCAGGTTGCGGGCAACATCGCGCGTGAGAAGCGCGAACGCGGTCTGCTCGACTACGACGACCTGATCGACAAGACGCTGGCAATGCTCGACAGCGGCGCGGCCGGGTGGGTGCATTTCAAGCTCGACCGCGGCGTCGATCACGTGCTGATCGACGAGGCGCAGGACACGTCGCCGAAGCAGTGGAAGATCGTCGCCCGGCTGATCGACGAATTCACCGCCGGCGAGGGCGCCCGCGATGGTGTCCGGCGCACCATCTTTGCGGTCGGCGACGAGAAGCAGTCAATCTTCTCGTTTCAGGGCGCGGTGCCGAAGGAATTCGCCGAGTGGCGCGACCTGCTGCAGCGGCGATTCACCGGCGCCGGCCTGACCTTCGAAAAAGTTTCGTTCAACTACTCGTTCCGCTCAGGTGCCGCGATCCTGCAGTCGGTCGATCACGTGTTCCGCGATCCGGCGATTTATCGCAGCATCCATGCGGATTCGACCTATCCGTTGCATCAGTCGCTCGCCGATGCCGGGCCGAGCTTGATCGACCTGTGGCCGCTGGAAGTGCCGGATGATCGCCAGCAGATCGAAGGCTGGCAGGCGCCGTTCGACGCGGTGTCCGAAACCAGTCCCGAGGTCCGCCTTGCCGACAAGGTGAGGGCCGAGATCGGCGCACTGATCGCGCGCGGCACCCAGACCGGTCCGATGGGGCGTCGCCGGCCGCTGAGCTATGGCGACGTGCTGATCCTGGTGCGGCGGCGCGGGTCGGCGTTCGACGCGGTGATCCAGGCGCTGAAGCGCGGCGGCATCCCGGTCGCAGGCGCCGACCGGCTGAAGCTGACCGAGCACATCGCGATCATCGACCTGATGAAGCTCGCCGACGCGCTGCTGCTGCCGCAGGACGATCTGGCACTCGCAGTGGCGCTGAAGAGCCCGCTGTTCGGGCTCGACGACGACGACCTGTTCAAATTGGCCTGGCAGCGCAAGGGCTCGCTACGCGCCGCGCTGGCCGATCATGCCACGGGCGATCCGAAGTTCGCAGCTGTGCAGCGCCGGCTGGAGAGCTACGCGGTACGGGCGCAGGCCGAAACGCCGTTCGGGTTCTACGCCTGGCTGCTCGGCGGCGATGGCAGCGACAGCGGCCGCGCCCGGATCCTGCGCCGGCTCGGGCCGGAGGCCAACGATGCGCTCGACGAGTTTCTCGAACTGGCGCTGAGCTTCGAGCAGAAGCGCGCGCCGTCGCTGCAAGGCTTTATGGCGTGGCTGCGTGAAGCCGACACCGAGATCAAGCGCGACATGGAGATCTCCCGCGACGAAGTCCGGGTGATGACGGTGCACGGCGCCAAGGGGCTGGAAGCGCCGGTGGTGTTCCTGATCGACACCACCTCGTCGCCGGCCGACACCCAGCGGCTCAACCTGATCCGGCTGGCGGGTGGCAACGCTGCGCCGGGCTCGGTCGCTGCGATGGTGTGGGCGGGCCGCAAGGCTGATGATCCGCACATCGTCGAGCAGGCCCGCAGCGCGATGATCGAGGAGACCGAGGACGAGTATCGCCGGCTGCTCTATGTCGCGATGACCCGCGCCGCCGACCGGCTGATCGTCGGCGGCTGCATGCCGGGCAACCGCAACGAGGTGCGGCCGCACTCCTGGTACGACCTGATCAGCAGGGGGCTGGAATCATCCGGGCTGGTGATGCAGCCGGTCCCGCCGGAGGGCGTGATCAAGCGCTACTGCCGCCCGGAGGATGTGATCGAGGAGATCGGGACGGTCTCGCAGGGGCAAGAGCTGGCGGTGACGCATCTGCCGAACTGGTTGCGCCGCCCGGCGCCCGGCTTACCATCCGCCGAACAGGTGCTGCGGCCGTCGGATGCCGACGACGATGATCGGCGCCGGTTGCGGCCAGGGGAATCCGACGCCAGCCGCAGCCGCGCGCTGCAGCGTGGCACGCTGGTGCATCGGCTGCTGCAATCGCTGCCGGAGATCGCCGTTGCCGGTCGTCCCGCCGCCGCTGGACGGTTCCTCGCTCGCAATGCGTCGGATTGGAGTGAGGAGGATCGGGCGGCGCTCGCCGCTCAGGTGCTCGGGCTGATTGCCGATGCGAGGTTTGCGACGGTGTTCGGCTCAGGCAGCCGAGCCGAGGTGCCGATCGTCGGCCGGCTGCAGTGGCGCGGCGGACCGGTGCTGGTGTCCGGCCAGATCGACCGCCTGGTAGTGACCGAGACCGAGGTTCTGATCGTCGACTACAAGACCAACCACGCCCCGCCGCGGGTTGAGGCCGAGGCGCCGCGCAGTTACGTCCGTCAGCTCGCCCGCTACCGGGCGGTGCTCGGCGCGATCTATCCACAGCGCACTGTCCGGGCCGCCCTGCTCTGGACCGAAGCGGCTGAAATCATGGAACTTTCGGCCTCTGCGCTGGACGCGGAGCAGGCCGATCTGACGGTGCCGTGA
- a CDS encoding phosphoribosylanthranilate isomerase translates to MSTIVKICGLTTADTLEAAVEAGADMVGFVFFPASPRHLDIDFADALGRQVRSRAAKVALTVDADDDLLDAIVEQLRPNWLQFHGSESPERVRSIKRIYGLPVMKAIAVAGPEDLSVLPDYAAVADRILFDARPPKDATRPGGLGAAFDWKLLDGVNLKLPFLVSGGINAGNVAEALRVTRAQGVDVSSGVETSPGEKDPDLIRDFIRAARAA, encoded by the coding sequence ATGTCCACCATTGTGAAAATCTGCGGTCTGACGACCGCCGACACGCTGGAAGCAGCGGTCGAAGCCGGCGCCGATATGGTCGGCTTCGTGTTCTTTCCCGCTTCGCCGCGTCACCTCGACATCGACTTCGCCGATGCGCTCGGCCGTCAAGTCCGCAGCCGCGCCGCCAAGGTCGCGCTCACCGTCGATGCCGACGACGACCTGCTCGACGCCATCGTCGAGCAGCTTCGGCCGAACTGGCTGCAATTCCACGGCAGCGAGAGCCCGGAGCGGGTGCGTTCGATCAAGCGCATCTACGGCCTGCCGGTGATGAAGGCGATCGCGGTGGCGGGCCCGGAAGATCTTTCGGTGCTGCCGGACTACGCCGCGGTGGCCGACCGCATCCTGTTCGACGCACGGCCGCCGAAGGACGCCACCCGCCCCGGCGGGCTCGGCGCAGCGTTCGACTGGAAGCTGCTCGACGGCGTCAATCTCAAACTGCCGTTCCTGGTCTCCGGTGGGATCAACGCCGGCAACGTCGCCGAAGCGCTGCGGGTGACGCGCGCGCAGGGCGTCGACGTGTCGTCGGGGGTTGAAACCTCGCCCGGCGAAAAGGACCCGGACCTGATCCGCGACTTCATCCGCGCCGCCCGCGCGGCCTAA
- the trpB gene encoding tryptophan synthase subunit beta: MNQALPNSFRSGPDERGHFGIYGGRFVAETLMPLILDLEKAYAEAKADPAFRAEMDNHLKHYVGRPSALYFAERLTEHFGGAKIYFKREDLNHTGAHKVNNVLGQIMLAKRMGKPRVIAETGAGMHGVATATMCAKFGLECVVFMGAVDVERQQPNVLRMKALGAEVRPVTSGANTLKDAMNEALRDWVTNVHDTFYCIGTVAGPHPYPMMVRDFQAVIGQEVREQIMQAEGRLPDSLVACIGGGSNAMGLFHPFLDDPGVAIYGVEAAGHGLDKLHAASIAGGKPGVLHGNRTYLLMDADGQIEEAHSISAGLDYPGVGPEHSWLHDVGRVNFLSATDTEALDAFKLCCRLEGIIPALEPSHALAKVADLAPKLPKDHLMVVNMSGRGDKDLASVAEHLGGKF, encoded by the coding sequence ATGAACCAAGCTTTGCCGAATTCCTTCCGGTCCGGCCCCGACGAGCGCGGGCATTTCGGTATCTATGGCGGCCGCTTCGTCGCCGAGACGCTGATGCCGCTGATCCTCGATCTGGAAAAGGCCTATGCGGAAGCCAAGGCCGACCCGGCGTTCCGCGCCGAGATGGACAACCATCTCAAGCACTATGTCGGACGTCCCTCGGCGCTGTACTTCGCCGAGCGGCTGACCGAGCATTTCGGCGGCGCCAAGATCTACTTCAAGCGCGAAGACCTCAACCACACCGGCGCCCACAAGGTGAACAACGTGCTCGGCCAGATCATGCTGGCCAAGCGCATGGGCAAGCCGCGGGTGATCGCCGAGACCGGCGCCGGCATGCACGGCGTCGCCACCGCGACGATGTGCGCCAAGTTCGGTCTCGAATGCGTGGTGTTCATGGGCGCGGTCGACGTCGAACGCCAGCAGCCCAACGTGCTGCGGATGAAGGCGCTCGGCGCCGAAGTCCGCCCCGTCACCTCCGGCGCCAACACGCTGAAGGACGCGATGAACGAGGCGCTGCGTGACTGGGTCACAAACGTCCACGACACCTTTTACTGCATCGGCACGGTCGCCGGCCCGCATCCCTATCCGATGATGGTGCGCGACTTCCAGGCGGTGATCGGTCAGGAAGTCCGCGAGCAGATCATGCAGGCCGAAGGTCGCCTGCCCGACTCGCTGGTGGCCTGCATCGGCGGCGGCTCCAACGCGATGGGGCTGTTCCATCCGTTCCTCGACGATCCGGGCGTCGCGATCTACGGCGTCGAAGCCGCGGGCCATGGGCTCGACAAGCTGCACGCGGCATCGATTGCCGGCGGCAAGCCGGGCGTGCTGCACGGCAACCGCACCTATCTGCTGATGGATGCGGACGGCCAGATCGAAGAAGCGCATTCGATCTCCGCCGGCCTCGATTATCCGGGCGTCGGCCCCGAGCACTCCTGGCTGCACGACGTCGGCCGCGTCAACTTCCTGTCCGCCACCGACACCGAAGCGCTCGACGCGTTCAAGCTGTGCTGCCGGCTCGAAGGCATCATCCCGGCGCTGGAGCCGAGCCACGCGCTCGCCAAGGTCGCCGACCTCGCGCCCAAGCTGCCGAAGGATCACCTGATGGTCGTGAACATGTCCGGCCGCGGCGACAAGGACCTCGCGTCGGTCGCAGAACATCTCGGGGGCAAGTTCTGA
- a CDS encoding lipopolysaccharide assembly protein LapA domain-containing protein codes for MQKFLTALVLIPLGLILVVFAVANRHMVDVSFDPLDPTNPLGHIRLPLFVVIIVTAIIGVILGGIATWFGQRRWRRAARRHQAEAIEAQNQLASLRASIATPAQSEPRRLLLESGSSGAGRDKSRATL; via the coding sequence ATGCAGAAATTCCTGACGGCCCTGGTGCTGATCCCGCTCGGTTTGATCCTCGTGGTGTTCGCGGTCGCCAACCGCCACATGGTCGACGTCTCGTTCGACCCGCTCGACCCCACAAACCCGCTCGGCCACATCCGGCTGCCGCTGTTCGTGGTGATCATCGTCACCGCGATCATCGGCGTGATCCTCGGCGGTATCGCCACCTGGTTCGGACAGCGGCGCTGGCGACGCGCCGCCCGTCGGCATCAGGCCGAAGCGATCGAAGCCCAGAACCAGCTCGCCAGCCTGCGCGCCAGCATCGCGACGCCGGCGCAGAGCGAGCCACGCCGCCTGCTGCTCGAGAGCGGTTCCAGCGGCGCCGGGCGCGACAAGTCCCGCGCGACGTTGTAA
- the trxA gene encoding thioredoxin — protein sequence MAVGKVSDADFENEVLNAQGPVVVDFWAEWCGPCRMIAPALDEIAGAMGDKVKIVKLNVDESPVTASKYGVMSIPTLMIFKGGEMASRQVGAAPKAKLQQWISAAV from the coding sequence ATGGCCGTTGGTAAGGTGTCAGACGCCGATTTCGAAAACGAGGTTCTCAACGCCCAGGGGCCTGTGGTGGTGGACTTCTGGGCCGAGTGGTGCGGCCCGTGCCGCATGATCGCGCCGGCGCTCGATGAAATCGCCGGAGCGATGGGCGACAAGGTCAAGATCGTGAAGCTCAACGTCGACGAGAGCCCGGTCACCGCCTCGAAGTATGGCGTGATGTCGATTCCGACCCTGATGATCTTCAAGGGCGGCGAGATGGCTTCGCGCCAGGTCGGCGCCGCGCCGAAGGCCAAGCTGCAGCAGTGGATCAGCGCAGCTGTCTGA
- the trpA gene encoding tryptophan synthase subunit alpha, translated as MTTRIDTRFADLKQQGRPALVTFVMAGDPDLDTSLQILKALPAAGADVIEIGMPFTDPMADGPAIQAAGLRALKAGTTLKKTLRLVRDFRATDNATPLVLMGYYNPIYIYGVDAFLADAKAAGVDGLIIVDLPPEEDEELCLPAMKAGLNFIRLATPTTDEKRLPAVLANTSGFVYYVSITGITGSASADASAVGAAVQRIKRHTNLPVCVGFGIRTPDAAQAIAAQANGAVVGSALIDALKASLDAEGRATKATVGAVADLVASLAAGVRGAKQAAE; from the coding sequence ATGACCACCCGCATCGACACCCGCTTCGCCGATCTGAAGCAGCAGGGCCGGCCGGCACTCGTCACCTTCGTGATGGCGGGCGATCCTGATCTCGACACTTCGTTGCAGATCCTCAAAGCCTTGCCGGCCGCAGGCGCCGACGTAATCGAGATCGGCATGCCGTTCACCGACCCGATGGCGGACGGTCCGGCGATCCAGGCCGCCGGCCTGCGCGCGTTGAAAGCCGGCACCACGCTGAAGAAGACGCTGAGGCTGGTCCGCGACTTCCGCGCTACCGACAATGCCACCCCGCTGGTGCTGATGGGGTACTACAACCCGATCTATATCTACGGCGTCGATGCCTTCCTGGCGGATGCCAAGGCGGCCGGCGTCGACGGCCTGATCATCGTCGATCTACCGCCCGAAGAGGACGAGGAGCTGTGCTTGCCGGCCATGAAGGCCGGGCTCAACTTCATCCGCCTCGCCACCCCGACCACCGACGAAAAGCGGTTGCCGGCGGTGCTCGCCAACACTTCGGGCTTCGTCTATTACGTCTCGATCACCGGCATCACCGGATCGGCCTCGGCGGATGCGTCGGCGGTCGGCGCCGCGGTGCAGCGGATCAAGCGTCACACCAACCTTCCGGTCTGCGTCGGCTTCGGCATCCGTACGCCGGATGCGGCGCAAGCGATCGCCGCGCAGGCGAACGGCGCGGTGGTGGGCTCGGCGCTGATCGATGCGCTCAAGGCCAGCCTCGACGCCGAGGGCCGCGCCACCAAGGCCACGGTCGGTGCTGTGGCGGATCTGGTCGCCTCGCTCGCGGCCGGCGTTCGCGGTGCGAAACAGGCTGCGGAATAG